A genomic region of Pseudomonas migulae contains the following coding sequences:
- a CDS encoding ACT domain-containing protein, translated as MAGETELATLLRSMSPHLNAGEYVFCTLRDGQLPAGLEIVGSFREQEGLTVILERSHAEKAGFSFDYVAAWITLNVHSALEAVGLTAAFATALGQAGISCNVIAGYYHDHLFVGQADAERALHVLRDLAANAE; from the coding sequence ATGGCTGGCGAAACTGAATTGGCAACCCTTTTGCGCAGCATGAGCCCGCATCTCAACGCTGGCGAGTATGTGTTCTGCACGTTGCGCGACGGCCAATTGCCGGCGGGTCTTGAGATCGTCGGCAGTTTTCGCGAGCAGGAAGGCCTGACGGTAATTCTGGAACGTTCCCACGCCGAGAAGGCCGGTTTCAGCTTCGACTACGTTGCCGCCTGGATCACCCTGAACGTGCACTCCGCGCTGGAAGCCGTCGGCCTGACTGCCGCATTCGCTACGGCATTGGGCCAGGCCGGCATCAGCTGCAACGTGATCGCCGGCTACTACCACGACCATCTATTCGTCGGCCAGGCCGATGCCGAACGCGCCCTGCACGTACTGCGGGATCTGGCAGCGAACGCGGAGTAA
- a CDS encoding ATPase, which translates to MSMRNDANDDFDDVPSLRADILDDDDFPTTARTTVHSRTPPVVKVKAASTGPLWALVGALFFAFAGLAWWSFQQISLMEQQLVATQESFARISEDAAGRLQDISGKVVASQTNVTSDSEALKLQIKQLESKLQDQSKQQQGVVGQTSDLDKRLAQMTAQTTDLDKRLAQATAQNTEHQTANTQLQAQVKALSGELAALKSAPTDTDKFDAQLKSLGADITALKRQGNPSAAIERLEQDMIVLKSEQDNRPAAGPASSNTAEFDAFRASVTRNINTLQAQIQNLQQQLRNRP; encoded by the coding sequence ATGTCCATGCGTAACGATGCCAACGACGACTTCGACGATGTCCCCAGCCTGCGTGCCGACATCCTCGACGACGATGATTTTCCGACCACTGCGCGCACCACGGTACATTCGCGGACTCCGCCGGTGGTCAAGGTCAAGGCTGCCAGCACCGGCCCGTTGTGGGCTCTGGTCGGCGCCTTGTTTTTTGCCTTCGCCGGCCTTGCCTGGTGGAGCTTTCAGCAGATTTCGCTGATGGAACAGCAACTGGTGGCCACCCAGGAAAGTTTCGCGCGCATCAGTGAGGATGCGGCGGGGCGCTTGCAGGACATTTCCGGCAAGGTCGTCGCCAGCCAGACCAACGTCACCAGCGACAGCGAAGCGCTGAAACTGCAGATCAAGCAACTGGAAAGCAAACTCCAGGATCAGAGCAAACAGCAGCAAGGCGTTGTCGGCCAGACGTCGGACCTGGACAAGCGCCTGGCGCAAATGACCGCGCAAACCACCGATCTGGACAAGCGCCTGGCGCAAGCCACCGCCCAGAACACCGAGCACCAGACCGCGAACACCCAATTGCAGGCCCAGGTCAAAGCCTTGAGCGGCGAACTGGCCGCGCTGAAAAGCGCCCCGACGGACACTGACAAGTTCGACGCACAGCTCAAAAGCCTCGGCGCCGACATTACGGCGTTGAAGCGGCAAGGCAACCCAAGCGCCGCGATCGAGCGTCTGGAACAGGACATGATCGTGCTCAAGAGCGAGCAGGACAACCGCCCGGCCGCCGGACCTGCCTCGTCCAACACCGCCGAGTTCGACGCTTTCCGTGCTTCGGTCACCCGCAACATCAACACCCTGCAGGCGCAGATCCAGAATTTGCAGCAGCAGTTGCGCAACCGACCGTAA
- a CDS encoding cache domain-containing protein has product MGFLHRLALLGAMLLLCMGPVQAAGTEKDDSQAAIALLEKALAYYHDNGDKAFAAFSRQGEFVDKDRYVFVVDTKGVMLASGGPSSALIGRDVSDVLGPDLQKAFKDALKVPEGNGIQQAEYRWQNWSDGKVERKHVFYQRIGQRILAVGYYLPRASAEQAMALLNKAATDLAKDEKGTLTAINSLKGGYLQDDLYVFVVDLDTQRYVAHGTNLRLINTDFGKIKDPEGKPVGEPILGLMAKQDYGEYEYRWKNPVTGKVEDKHAYLKKVGHFLVAVGYYSP; this is encoded by the coding sequence ATGGGGTTTTTGCACCGATTGGCCTTGCTGGGCGCAATGTTGTTGCTGTGTATGGGGCCGGTTCAGGCTGCCGGAACCGAGAAGGACGACAGCCAGGCTGCCATCGCCTTGCTGGAAAAAGCCCTGGCCTACTATCACGACAACGGTGACAAGGCGTTCGCGGCTTTCAGCCGTCAGGGCGAGTTTGTCGACAAGGACCGCTATGTGTTCGTCGTCGATACCAAGGGCGTGATGCTCGCCAGTGGCGGGCCGTCTTCGGCGTTGATCGGGCGTGATGTGTCTGACGTGCTCGGGCCGGATTTGCAGAAAGCTTTCAAGGACGCGTTGAAAGTGCCGGAAGGCAATGGCATCCAGCAGGCGGAATATCGCTGGCAGAACTGGTCAGACGGTAAGGTCGAACGCAAGCACGTGTTCTACCAGCGGATCGGTCAGCGGATTCTGGCAGTGGGGTACTACCTGCCACGGGCGTCGGCGGAACAGGCGATGGCGCTGCTGAACAAGGCGGCAACCGACCTGGCCAAGGATGAGAAGGGCACGCTCACCGCCATCAACTCACTCAAGGGCGGCTATTTGCAGGATGACCTGTATGTGTTCGTCGTTGACCTGGACACCCAGCGCTACGTCGCCCATGGCACCAACCTGCGGCTGATCAATACCGATTTCGGCAAGATCAAGGACCCTGAAGGCAAGCCGGTGGGCGAGCCGATCCTGGGGTTGATGGCCAAACAGGATTATGGCGAATATGAATATCGGTGGAAAAACCCGGTGACCGGCAAGGTCGAGGACAAGCATGCGTACCTGAAGAAGGTCGGCCATTTTCTGGTGGCGGTCGGGTATTACAGCCCTTGA
- a CDS encoding LysE/ArgO family amino acid transporter has protein sequence MWQSYINGLLVAAGLIMAIGTQNAFVLAQSLRREHHLPVAALCVTCDALLVAAGVFGLATVLAQNPTLLAIARWGGAAFLLWYGSLALRRACSKQSLQQGENQTVRSLRAVLLSALAVTLLNPHVYLDTVLLIGSLGAQQTEPGAYVVGAASASLLWFFTLALGAAWLAPWLARPSTWRILDLLVAIMMFTVAFQLIVAS, from the coding sequence ATGTGGCAAAGCTATATCAACGGCCTGTTGGTGGCCGCGGGGCTGATCATGGCGATCGGCACCCAGAATGCGTTTGTGCTGGCCCAGAGCCTGCGGCGTGAACATCACCTGCCGGTGGCGGCGCTCTGCGTAACCTGCGATGCGTTGCTGGTGGCTGCCGGCGTATTTGGACTGGCCACCGTGCTCGCGCAAAACCCGACACTACTGGCCATCGCCCGCTGGGGTGGTGCAGCGTTTTTGCTTTGGTACGGCAGCCTGGCACTGCGTCGGGCCTGTTCGAAGCAAAGCCTGCAACAAGGTGAAAACCAGACAGTACGGTCATTGCGCGCAGTGTTGCTCAGCGCCCTGGCGGTGACCTTGCTCAACCCGCACGTTTATCTGGATACGGTGTTGCTGATCGGCTCCCTCGGCGCGCAACAAACCGAGCCTGGTGCTTATGTCGTGGGCGCGGCCAGTGCGTCTTTGCTGTGGTTCTTCACGCTGGCGCTGGGCGCGGCATGGCTGGCGCCGTGGCTGGCTCGGCCAAGTACCTGGCGGATTCTGGATCTGTTGGTGGCAATCATGATGTTTACCGTCGCCTTTCAATTAATCGTCGCTTCCTGA
- a CDS encoding superoxide dismutase: MAFELPPLPYAHDALQPHISKETLEYHHDKHHNTYVVNLNNLVPGTEFEGKTLEEIVKSSSGGIFNNAAQVWNHTFYWNCLAPNAGGQPTGKLAEAINAAFGSFDKFKEEFSKTSIGTFGSGWGWLVKKADGSLALASTIGAGNPLTSGDTPLLTCDVWEHAYYIDYRNLRPKYVEAFWNLVNWKFVAEQFEGKTFTA, encoded by the coding sequence ATGGCTTTCGAATTGCCGCCGCTGCCTTACGCACACGATGCCCTGCAGCCGCACATTTCCAAGGAAACCCTGGAATACCACCACGACAAGCACCACAACACCTACGTCGTGAACCTGAACAACCTGGTGCCAGGCACCGAGTTCGAAGGCAAGACCCTGGAAGAAATCGTCAAGTCTTCCTCGGGTGGCATCTTCAACAACGCCGCTCAGGTCTGGAACCACACTTTCTACTGGAACTGCCTGGCGCCAAACGCTGGCGGTCAACCAACCGGCAAACTGGCTGAAGCGATCAACGCAGCCTTCGGTTCGTTCGACAAGTTCAAAGAAGAATTCAGCAAAACCTCCATCGGCACCTTCGGTTCCGGCTGGGGCTGGCTGGTGAAAAAGGCTGACGGTTCCCTGGCCCTGGCCAGCACCATCGGCGCCGGCAACCCGCTGACCAGCGGCGACACACCGCTGCTGACCTGCGACGTCTGGGAACACGCTTACTACATCGACTACCGCAACCTGCGTCCGAAGTACGTCGAAGCGTTCTGGAACCTGGTCAACTGGAAATTCGTGGCTGAGCAGTTCGAAGGCAAAACCTTCACCGCTTAA
- a CDS encoding MDR family MFS transporter yields MTNLNQPDTPKPAIRSVLIALMLAIFLGALDQTIVAVSMPAISAQFKDVSLLAWVISGYMVAMTVAVPIYGKLGDLYGRRKLMLFGMGLFTLASLFCGMAQSMEQLVLARIVQGIGAGGMISVSQAIIGDIVPPRERGRYQGYFSSMYAVASVAGPVLGGYMTEYLSWRWVFLINLPLGLGAWLVANRTLVGLPVPQRKPIIDYLGTLLMIIGLTALLLGITEVGQGHSWRSAEVLGLLGCAVVVLALFVRHERRAREPLLPMHLFANRNAILCWCTIFFTSFQAISLIVLMPLRFQSVTGAGADSAALHLLPLAMGLPIGAYFAGRRTSVTGRYKPMILTGAILMPISIIGMAFSPPQAVVLSSLFMVLSGIASGMQFPTSLVGTQNSVEQRDIGVATSTTNLFRSLGGAVGVALMSALLLALLQDSSFAHMAGSTLIAEGSSGNVLLDGLNAAAGDAQNALRAELLLTFRHLLMVSAAVSLLGLAAAIAMPNRVLRGREDKVR; encoded by the coding sequence GTGACCAATCTCAACCAGCCTGACACGCCCAAACCGGCCATTCGCAGCGTGCTGATCGCCCTGATGCTGGCGATCTTTCTCGGCGCGCTGGACCAGACCATTGTCGCCGTATCGATGCCGGCCATTTCCGCGCAGTTCAAGGATGTCAGCCTGCTGGCCTGGGTGATTTCCGGCTACATGGTGGCGATGACCGTGGCGGTGCCGATCTACGGCAAACTGGGCGACCTGTACGGTCGGCGCAAGTTGATGCTGTTCGGCATGGGGCTGTTCACGCTGGCTTCGCTCTTCTGCGGCATGGCGCAAAGCATGGAGCAGCTGGTGCTGGCGAGGATTGTTCAGGGGATTGGCGCCGGCGGGATGATTTCGGTCAGCCAGGCAATCATCGGCGACATCGTGCCGCCTCGCGAACGGGGGCGCTACCAAGGTTATTTCAGCAGCATGTACGCGGTGGCCAGCGTGGCCGGCCCGGTGCTCGGTGGTTACATGACCGAATACCTGTCGTGGCGCTGGGTGTTTCTGATCAACCTGCCACTGGGTCTGGGCGCGTGGCTGGTGGCCAATCGCACGCTGGTGGGACTGCCCGTGCCACAGCGCAAGCCGATCATCGATTACCTTGGCACGCTGTTGATGATCATCGGTTTGACGGCCTTGTTACTCGGTATCACCGAGGTCGGCCAGGGCCATTCGTGGCGCAGCGCTGAAGTGCTGGGTTTGTTGGGTTGCGCGGTGGTTGTCCTGGCGTTGTTCGTCCGGCATGAGCGCCGTGCGCGGGAGCCGTTGCTGCCCATGCACCTGTTTGCCAACCGCAATGCGATCCTGTGTTGGTGCACGATTTTCTTTACCAGTTTCCAGGCGATCTCGCTGATCGTGCTGATGCCGTTGCGCTTCCAGAGCGTGACGGGCGCCGGGGCTGACAGTGCCGCGCTGCACCTGTTGCCACTGGCCATGGGTTTGCCGATAGGCGCGTATTTCGCCGGGCGCCGGACTTCGGTGACCGGGCGCTACAAACCGATGATCCTGACGGGCGCGATCCTCATGCCCATCTCGATCATCGGCATGGCGTTCAGTCCGCCCCAGGCGGTGGTGCTCAGCAGCCTGTTCATGGTGCTCAGCGGTATCGCCTCCGGCATGCAATTCCCGACGTCGTTGGTCGGGACACAGAATTCAGTGGAACAACGGGACATTGGCGTCGCGACCAGCACCACCAACCTGTTCCGCTCCCTCGGCGGGGCGGTGGGTGTGGCGCTGATGTCGGCGCTGTTGCTCGCGTTGCTGCAAGACTCGAGTTTCGCCCACATGGCCGGTTCGACGCTGATTGCCGAGGGCAGCTCGGGGAATGTCTTGCTGGACGGCCTGAACGCCGCCGCGGGGGATGCGCAGAACGCCTTGCGCGCAGAGCTGCTGCTGACTTTCCGGCATTTGTTGATGGTCAGTGCGGCGGTGTCGCTGCTGGGGTTGGCGGCGGCGATTGCCATGCCGAACCGGGTGTTGCGGGGGCGGGAGGACAAGGTTCGGTAG
- a CDS encoding LysR family transcriptional regulator ArgP, whose product MFDYKLLSALAAVIEQAGFERAAQVLGLSQSAISQRIKLLEARVGQPVLVRMTPPAPTEIGRRLLNHVQQVRLLERDLQTLVPALDEEGLPERLRIALNADSLATWWAAAVSDFCAEQHLLLDLVVEDQTVGLKRMRAGEVAACICASERPVAGARSVLLGAMRYRALASPAFITRHFPEGVRADLLAKTPALVFGPDDFLQHRYLASLGVDGGFEHHLCPSSEGFIRLTEAGLGWGLVPELQVRDQLERGVLRELLPDKPIDVPLYWHHWRNGGQLLGLLTDQLVRSSKQWLVPLD is encoded by the coding sequence ATGTTTGACTATAAATTGCTTTCCGCGTTGGCCGCCGTGATCGAGCAGGCCGGTTTTGAACGCGCCGCCCAGGTGCTTGGCTTGTCGCAATCGGCGATCTCCCAGCGCATCAAACTGCTGGAAGCGCGGGTCGGCCAACCGGTGCTGGTGCGGATGACGCCGCCAGCGCCGACTGAAATCGGCCGGCGTTTGCTCAACCATGTGCAGCAGGTGCGCTTGCTCGAGCGGGATCTGCAAACGCTGGTGCCGGCGCTGGATGAAGAAGGCCTGCCGGAACGTCTGCGCATTGCCCTGAACGCCGACAGCCTCGCCACGTGGTGGGCCGCAGCCGTCAGTGATTTCTGCGCCGAGCAACACCTGCTACTGGATCTGGTCGTTGAAGACCAAACGGTCGGCCTAAAACGCATGCGCGCTGGCGAAGTGGCTGCGTGCATTTGCGCCAGCGAGCGTCCGGTCGCTGGCGCACGCAGCGTGTTACTGGGCGCCATGCGTTATCGAGCGCTGGCCAGTCCGGCATTCATCACGCGGCATTTTCCTGAAGGCGTGCGTGCTGACCTGCTGGCGAAAACCCCGGCGCTGGTCTTCGGTCCGGACGATTTCCTACAGCATCGCTACCTCGCGTCCCTCGGCGTAGACGGCGGTTTCGAACACCATCTGTGCCCGTCTTCCGAAGGTTTCATTCGCCTGACCGAAGCCGGTCTGGGCTGGGGGCTGGTGCCTGAATTGCAGGTGCGCGACCAGCTGGAACGCGGCGTTTTGCGCGAGCTTTTGCCAGATAAGCCCATCGATGTGCCGCTGTACTGGCATCATTGGCGCAATGGCGGTCAGTTGCTGGGGTTGCTGACCGATCAACTGGTGCGTTCGTCGAAGCAATGGCTGGTGCCGTTGGACTGA
- a CDS encoding putative bifunctional diguanylate cyclase/phosphodiesterase, translating into MKLELKNSLSVKLLRVVLLSALIVGVVLSCAQIVFDAYKTRQAVASDAQRILDMFRDPSTQAVYSLDREMGMQVIEGLFQDDAVRQASIGHPNEAMLAQKSRDLQQSSSRWLTDLILGKERTFTTQLVGRGPYSEYYGDLSITLDTATYGQGFIVSSVIIFISGVLRALAMGLVLYLVYHWLLTKPLSRIIEHLTEINPDRPSEHKIPQLRGHEKNELGIWINTANQLLESIERNTHLRHEAENSLLRMAQYDFLTGLPNRQQLQQQLDKILVDAGKLQRRVAVLCVGLDDFKGINEQFSYQTGDQLLLALADRLRAHSGRLGALARLGGDQFALVQADIEQPYEAAELAQSILDDLEAAFALDHQEIRLRATIGITLFPEDGDSTEKLLQKAEQTMTLAKTRSRNRYQFYIASVDTEMRRRRELEKDLRDALARDQFYLVYQPQISYRDHRVVGVEALIRWQHPEHGLVPPDLFIPLAEQNGTIIAIGEWVLDQACKQLRDWHDQGFTDLRMAVNLSTVQLHHAELPRVVNNLLQMYRLPPRSLELEVTETGLMEDISTAAQHLLSLRRSGALIAIDDFGTGYSSLSYLKSLPLDKIKIDKSFVQDLLDDDDDATIVRAIIQLGKSLGMQVIAEGVETLEQEAYIISEGCHEGQGYFYSKPLPARELGAYLKQAQRSNAAIL; encoded by the coding sequence TTGAAGCTGGAACTCAAGAACAGCTTGTCGGTAAAGTTGCTCCGGGTCGTGCTCCTGTCGGCATTGATCGTCGGCGTAGTCTTGAGCTGCGCGCAGATCGTTTTCGATGCCTATAAAACACGCCAGGCCGTGGCCAGCGATGCCCAGCGCATCCTCGACATGTTCCGCGACCCCTCGACCCAGGCCGTCTACAGCCTGGACCGGGAGATGGGCATGCAGGTGATCGAAGGCCTGTTCCAGGACGACGCCGTGCGCCAGGCCTCCATCGGTCATCCCAATGAAGCCATGCTCGCGCAAAAATCCCGCGACCTGCAGCAGTCCAGCAGTCGCTGGTTGACCGACCTGATCCTGGGCAAGGAACGCACCTTCACCACCCAACTGGTGGGACGCGGCCCGTACAGCGAGTATTACGGCGACCTCAGCATCACCCTCGACACCGCCACTTACGGACAAGGGTTCATCGTCAGTTCGGTGATCATCTTCATTTCCGGTGTACTTCGGGCCCTGGCCATGGGGTTGGTGCTGTACCTGGTCTACCACTGGCTGCTGACCAAACCGCTGTCGCGGATCATCGAGCACCTGACCGAAATCAACCCGGACCGCCCGAGCGAACACAAGATTCCGCAGCTCCGCGGCCACGAAAAGAACGAACTGGGCATCTGGATCAACACCGCCAACCAGTTGCTCGAATCCATCGAACGCAACACCCATCTGCGCCACGAAGCGGAAAACAGCCTGCTGCGCATGGCCCAGTACGATTTCCTCACCGGTCTGCCGAACCGCCAGCAATTGCAGCAACAACTGGACAAGATCCTCGTCGACGCCGGCAAGTTGCAACGCCGGGTCGCGGTGCTGTGTGTCGGCCTCGATGACTTCAAGGGTATCAACGAACAGTTCAGCTACCAGACCGGCGACCAGTTGCTGCTGGCCCTGGCCGATCGCCTGCGGGCCCACAGCGGTCGACTTGGCGCCCTCGCCCGCCTTGGCGGCGACCAGTTCGCCCTGGTTCAGGCCGATATCGAACAACCCTACGAAGCGGCCGAACTGGCCCAGAGCATTCTCGATGACCTCGAAGCGGCGTTCGCCCTCGATCATCAGGAAATACGCCTGCGCGCCACCATCGGCATCACCCTGTTCCCCGAGGACGGTGACAGCACCGAGAAACTGCTGCAAAAAGCCGAGCAGACCATGACCCTGGCCAAGACTCGCTCGCGCAACCGTTATCAGTTTTATATCGCCAGCGTCGACACCGAAATGCGTCGCCGGCGCGAGCTGGAAAAAGACTTGCGCGATGCCCTGGCCCGCGACCAGTTCTACCTGGTCTACCAACCGCAGATCAGCTACCGCGATCATCGGGTAGTGGGCGTCGAAGCATTGATTCGCTGGCAGCATCCCGAACACGGGCTGGTGCCGCCTGACCTGTTCATCCCGCTGGCCGAGCAGAACGGCACCATCATCGCCATCGGCGAATGGGTGCTGGATCAGGCCTGCAAACAATTGCGCGACTGGCATGACCAGGGTTTCACCGACCTGCGCATGGCCGTGAACCTGTCCACCGTGCAGTTGCACCACGCCGAACTGCCGCGAGTGGTCAACAACCTGCTGCAAATGTACCGCCTGCCACCCCGCAGCCTGGAGCTGGAAGTCACCGAGACCGGCCTGATGGAAGACATCAGCACCGCCGCCCAGCACCTGCTGAGCCTGCGTCGCTCCGGCGCACTGATCGCCATTGACGACTTCGGTACCGGCTACTCGTCCCTGAGTTATCTGAAAAGCCTGCCGCTGGACAAGATCAAGATCGACAAGAGCTTCGTTCAGGACCTGCTCGATGACGACGACGATGCGACCATCGTTCGGGCCATCATCCAATTGGGCAAGAGCCTGGGCATGCAGGTGATTGCAGAGGGCGTGGAAACCCTCGAGCAGGAGGCCTACATCATCTCTGAAGGCTGTCATGAAGGTCAGGGCTACTTCTACAGCAAACCGCTGCCGGCGCGAGAACTGGGCGCCTACCTGAAACAGGCCCAGCGCAGTAATGCCGCGATCCTCTGA
- a CDS encoding NAD-dependent epimerase/dehydratase family protein, which produces MKILVTGASGFIGGRFARFALEQGLDVRVNGRRAESVEHLVRRGAEFIQGDLSDPQLARDLCSDVEAVVHCAGAVGVWGRYQDFHQGNVQVTENIVEACLKQRVRRLVHLSSPSIYFDGRDHLGLTEEQVPKRFKHPYAATKYLAEQKVFGAQEFGLETLALRPRFVTGAGDMSIFPRLLKMQRKGRLAIVGNGLNKVDFTSVQNLNEALLSSLLASGSALGKAYNISNGTPIPLWDVVNYVMRKMDVPQVTRYRSYGLAYTVAALNEGVCKLWPGRPEPTLSRLGMQVMNKNFTLDISRARHYLDYDPKVSLWTALDEFCGWWKAQDIR; this is translated from the coding sequence ATGAAGATTCTGGTCACCGGCGCAAGCGGCTTCATCGGCGGACGCTTTGCGCGTTTCGCCCTGGAGCAGGGCCTGGACGTGCGGGTCAACGGTCGCCGGGCCGAAAGCGTCGAACATCTGGTGCGCCGAGGCGCCGAGTTCATTCAGGGCGATTTGAGCGACCCGCAACTGGCACGCGACCTGTGTTCCGACGTCGAAGCCGTGGTGCATTGCGCCGGGGCTGTCGGCGTGTGGGGACGTTATCAGGACTTTCACCAGGGCAACGTGCAGGTCACCGAAAACATCGTCGAAGCCTGCCTGAAACAGCGTGTCCGGCGGTTGGTGCACTTGTCTTCGCCGTCGATCTATTTCGATGGTCGCGATCACCTCGGGTTGACCGAAGAACAGGTCCCCAAGCGCTTCAAGCATCCTTACGCCGCGACCAAATACCTGGCCGAGCAAAAGGTCTTCGGTGCCCAGGAATTCGGCCTCGAAACCCTGGCCCTGCGCCCGCGCTTCGTGACCGGTGCTGGCGACATGAGCATCTTCCCGCGGTTGCTCAAGATGCAACGCAAGGGGCGGCTGGCCATCGTCGGCAACGGTTTGAACAAAGTCGATTTCACCAGCGTGCAAAATCTCAACGAAGCGTTGCTCAGCAGTTTGCTGGCCAGCGGATCGGCGTTGGGCAAGGCCTACAACATCAGCAACGGAACGCCGATTCCGTTGTGGGACGTGGTCAATTACGTCATGCGCAAAATGGATGTCCCACAGGTGACCCGCTACCGTTCCTACGGCCTGGCCTACACCGTGGCGGCGCTCAACGAGGGCGTGTGCAAGCTGTGGCCCGGTCGTCCCGAGCCAACCCTGTCGCGGCTGGGCATGCAGGTGATGAACAAAAATTTCACCCTGGACATCAGCCGCGCCCGGCATTATCTGGACTACGATCCGAAAGTCAGCCTCTGGACCGCCCTCGACGAATTCTGCGGCTGGTGGAAGGCTCAGGACATTCGCTGA
- a CDS encoding imelysin family protein has protein sequence MIRMPLATASLLAIAISLAGCGEGKDKAAAPAPTPAASTTAPAAPAVAPAATSKVDEAAAKAVVAHYADIVFAVYSDAESTAKTLQTAIDAFLAKPNADTLKAAKAAWIAARVPYLQSEVFRFGNTIIDDWEGQVNAWPLDEGLIDYVDKSYEHALGNPGATANIIANTQVQVGEDKIDVKDITPEKLASLNELGGSEANVATGYHAIEFLLWGQDLNGTGPGAGNRPASDYLEGKGATGGHNDRRRAYLKSVTQLLVSDLEEMVGNWKPNVADNYRATLEAEPAESGLRKMLFGMGSLSLGELAGERMKVSLEANSPEDEHDCFSDNTHNSQFYDAKGVRNVYLGEYTRVDGTKMTGASLSSLVAKADPAADTALKADLAATEAKMQVIVDHANKGEHYDQLIAAGNTAGNQIVRDAIASLVKQTGSIEAAAGKLGISDLNPDNADHEF, from the coding sequence ATGATTCGTATGCCTCTGGCTACCGCCAGTCTGTTGGCCATCGCTATTTCCCTCGCCGGTTGTGGCGAAGGCAAAGACAAAGCTGCCGCTCCAGCGCCGACTCCGGCTGCCAGCACTACCGCCCCGGCCGCACCTGCTGTCGCACCCGCAGCGACCAGCAAAGTCGACGAAGCCGCCGCCAAAGCCGTTGTCGCGCACTACGCCGACATCGTCTTCGCCGTTTACAGCGATGCCGAATCCACCGCGAAGACCCTGCAAACCGCCATCGACGCCTTCCTCGCCAAGCCGAACGCCGACACCCTGAAAGCCGCCAAGGCTGCCTGGATCGCGGCTCGCGTTCCTTACCTGCAGAGCGAAGTGTTCCGCTTCGGCAACACCATCATCGACGACTGGGAAGGTCAGGTGAACGCCTGGCCTCTGGATGAAGGCCTGATCGATTACGTCGACAAATCCTACGAGCACGCACTGGGTAACCCGGGTGCCACGGCCAACATCATCGCCAACACTCAGGTTCAGGTCGGCGAAGACAAGATCGACGTCAAGGACATCACCCCGGAAAAACTCGCCAGCCTGAACGAGCTGGGCGGTTCCGAGGCCAACGTCGCCACTGGCTACCACGCCATCGAATTCCTGCTCTGGGGCCAGGACCTGAACGGCACCGGCCCTGGCGCCGGCAACCGTCCAGCCTCCGACTACCTGGAAGGCAAAGGCGCAACTGGCGGCCACAACGATCGTCGTCGCGCCTACCTGAAGTCCGTGACCCAACTGCTGGTCAGCGACCTGGAAGAAATGGTCGGTAACTGGAAGCCGAACGTGGCCGACAACTACCGCGCCACCCTGGAAGCGGAACCGGCTGAATCCGGCCTGCGCAAAATGCTGTTCGGCATGGGCAGCCTGTCCCTGGGCGAACTGGCGGGCGAGCGCATGAAGGTTTCCCTGGAAGCCAACTCCCCGGAAGACGAACACGACTGCTTCAGCGACAACACCCACAACTCGCAGTTCTACGATGCCAAAGGCGTTCGTAACGTGTACCTGGGCGAATACACCCGCGTCGACGGCACCAAGATGACCGGCGCCAGCCTGTCGTCCCTGGTGGCTAAAGCCGACCCGGCTGCCGACACTGCGCTGAAGGCCGACCTGGCTGCGACCGAAGCCAAGATGCAGGTCATCGTCGATCACGCCAACAAGGGTGAGCACTACGACCAGCTGATCGCCGCCGGCAACACCGCTGGCAACCAGATCGTCCGTGACGCCATCGCTTCCCTGGTCAAGCAGACCGGCTCGATCGAAGCGGCCGCTGGCAAACTGGGCATCAGCGACCTGAACCCGGATAACGCTGATCACGAGTTCTGA